From a region of the Paenibacillus sp. FSL R10-2734 genome:
- a CDS encoding cupin domain-containing protein: protein MTQKEISPLVELLGLQPHVEGGWYKRLWNSEFEIPQEVLGDSYSGSRHSASSIYFLLHEGEQSDWHTVLSDEVWFWHSGSPIVLSLGGNGDKPENVQEVILGLDIAAGQQPQVVVPAGVWQAARPLGSEPVLVSCIVSPEFHFDDFKLIEK, encoded by the coding sequence GTGACACAAAAAGAAATCTCACCACTAGTTGAACTGCTCGGACTACAGCCCCACGTTGAGGGTGGTTGGTACAAAAGACTTTGGAACTCCGAATTTGAAATTCCGCAGGAAGTGCTTGGTGATAGCTATTCCGGATCGCGCCATTCGGCATCTTCGATTTATTTTTTGCTTCATGAGGGCGAACAATCTGATTGGCATACGGTTTTGTCCGATGAAGTTTGGTTCTGGCATTCCGGTAGTCCAATAGTGCTTAGTCTCGGAGGTAATGGAGATAAGCCTGAGAATGTGCAGGAAGTTATTCTGGGTCTCGACATTGCTGCAGGTCAACAGCCGCAGGTCGTAGTTCCAGCAGGCGTATGGCAGGCGGCTCGTCCGTTAGGCTCAGAACCGGTACTAGTATCCTGTATTGTTTCTCCTGAATTCCATTTTGATGATTTCAAACTGATTGAGAAATAA
- a CDS encoding sugar ABC transporter permease — protein MKPNLETNLSLHKSKRGFGSRLSELGSSSNFVGYLFVAPILILMGIWFYYPLIQSLIYSFQDISFLNPDAAKFIGLGNYVEIVQDKDFWTALSHSLLLTVVAVPLQAIIALVIAVNLNKVMHLKGVFRTLYYMPYITSTIAVTTVFMYLFMQNEGIATQLLTWFGFPDVSWYANVKYALPFLMILTVWTYVGFYMVVYLGGLQTIPNDIYEAGRVDGANGWQQFWKLTVPMLKPVTFLVIMSGIINVMQLFDQPYALARNGSLGSPAGATSTIVTYFYSQAFSFNRSGYGSAAAFIIFALIIALSMLQKRFLKEEI, from the coding sequence ATGAAGCCAAATTTAGAAACTAATCTCTCTCTACACAAGTCAAAGCGCGGATTCGGGTCAAGATTGTCCGAATTGGGAAGTTCATCAAATTTCGTAGGCTACTTGTTTGTCGCCCCCATCCTGATTTTGATGGGAATCTGGTTTTATTACCCGCTGATACAATCTTTAATCTACAGCTTTCAGGACATCAGCTTCCTAAATCCGGATGCGGCGAAATTTATCGGACTCGGAAACTATGTGGAGATTGTTCAGGATAAGGATTTCTGGACGGCCTTGAGCCATTCCTTATTACTGACAGTAGTAGCGGTACCGTTGCAAGCGATCATCGCCTTGGTGATAGCAGTGAACCTAAACAAGGTGATGCACCTTAAAGGTGTGTTTCGTACACTGTATTACATGCCTTATATCACCTCAACCATCGCGGTAACGACCGTATTTATGTATTTGTTCATGCAGAATGAAGGGATTGCAACACAATTGCTGACTTGGTTTGGTTTCCCCGACGTTTCATGGTACGCCAACGTCAAGTATGCACTTCCATTCTTGATGATTCTTACCGTTTGGACGTATGTGGGATTCTACATGGTAGTGTACTTGGGTGGATTGCAAACCATTCCAAACGATATTTATGAAGCGGGTCGTGTGGACGGAGCGAACGGATGGCAGCAGTTCTGGAAGCTTACGGTTCCTATGCTGAAACCGGTGACATTTCTTGTCATAATGTCCGGAATTATTAACGTCATGCAACTGTTTGATCAGCCGTATGCTTTAGCGAGAAATGGCTCGCTTGGAAGTCCGGCTGGCGCAACGAGCACAATCGTAACTTATTTCTATAGCCAGGCTTTCAGCTTCAACCGTTCTGGTTATGGTAGTGCTGCAGCATTTATTATTTTCGCCCTTATTATTGCGCTGTCTATGCTTCAAAAACGCTTTCTTAAGGAGGAGATTTAG
- a CDS encoding carbohydrate ABC transporter permease encodes MMLNRKTQILRYVLLFAFSIFFVVPFGYAIYTSLLSKADIGHLVLPSQWTFENYRDIFETSDILIWYKNSIIVTFGILIGNLFVNTTAAYSLARINFRGRGVVFFLVIGMMMVPYQVMIIPIFSMIVDLKWLNSYQGLIIPFLFQGFLVFLMRQFFLTVPKELEEAAEVDGLSKIGIFYRIMLPLSKGAIGTQIIFSFTGTWNSFVWPVTLVNDSRWYVMTVGLNTLKNRYFEWPNLTMTGVVLLTLPIIIVFLMFQRHMVQGIATTGLKG; translated from the coding sequence ATGATGCTTAACCGGAAAACTCAAATTTTACGCTATGTACTACTGTTCGCATTCTCCATATTTTTCGTCGTGCCATTTGGTTACGCCATCTATACTTCGCTTTTGTCCAAAGCAGACATCGGCCATCTTGTGCTGCCAAGCCAGTGGACATTTGAGAACTACAGGGACATTTTCGAAACCTCCGATATATTGATTTGGTATAAGAACTCGATCATCGTAACGTTCGGAATTTTGATTGGTAACTTGTTTGTCAATACGACGGCTGCTTATTCCTTAGCTCGTATTAATTTTCGGGGCAGAGGTGTAGTGTTTTTCCTAGTGATCGGGATGATGATGGTGCCTTACCAAGTGATGATTATTCCGATTTTTTCCATGATCGTTGATTTGAAATGGCTTAACAGCTATCAAGGTCTTATTATTCCATTTCTATTTCAGGGCTTCCTCGTCTTTCTAATGCGTCAATTCTTTTTGACTGTGCCGAAGGAGCTTGAAGAAGCGGCAGAGGTTGACGGATTGAGTAAGATCGGTATTTTCTACCGGATCATGCTTCCGCTATCCAAAGGTGCAATTGGCACACAAATAATATTCAGTTTTACCGGCACATGGAACTCTTTCGTATGGCCGGTGACCTTGGTGAATGACAGCCGTTGGTATGTAATGACTGTTGGTCTGAACACACTTAAGAATCGGTATTTTGAATGGCCAAACCTTACGATGACTGGTGTTGTACTCTTGACCCTGCCAATCATTATCGTCTTCTTAATGTTCCAGCGCCATATGGTGCAAGGAATTGCCACTACAGGACTGAAAGGCTAA
- a CDS encoding glycosyl hydrolase family 65 protein, giving the protein MIDYKGLSALDDGWVIAETEFDARFLGKFETIFCQGNGYLGLRAATEETYPGERRNLFVAGAFNRFANQEVTELPNAADMVQLDIRLNGKPFHLEKGKIHSYRRELDLRQGELRRDILWEDEHGDQFKLSFRRFVSLQDRHLMGMRVEITPLSKAAEISISSGINGQMTNSGAQHFIEGERRVFDKELLQLTATTTESNIEFVHTCVHQIYEEGVRLTTAPTPSMDRRKVTLTYKLKAEVGRCITLDKVASVHTSLDKEWRDQDTAREYLSKTAEKGFDGLFNENEQAWKSVWARTNIEIKSSDDFDQLAIRFAQYHLLLMTPAHDSRFSVGAKGLTGEGYKGHVFWDTEIFILPYFLYMEPQTARKLVKYRYHTLKGARKNARDKGYRGAMYPWESAATGEEETPEWGPVDVVTGTPTYIWTGKIEQHITADVAYGVWHYYQVTGDQEYMDRYGYEIIFETATFWASRLEWSDKEQKYHICDVIGPDEYKEHVSNNAFTNYMAYWNMTKAIECTHKLMQVQSDVYLTLESQLALSERLKEWEDKSKLIYLPQPDMHSLIIPQDDTYLNKQVIDLEKYRNQEQVASILADYSMTQLSEIQVSKQADILVLFYLLEDWFSKETKAANWHYYEPKTLHDSSLSLSTHSMLASDVNEVELAYDMFAKAARIDLGTNMHSCDEGIHTASIGGIWKATIMGFGGVRSWEGKLRLNPKLPQAWERLSFPLAWQGERLQVTVTRGKLEVERLTSGLGELTLLIHGREYMLKDRIVADLEEAERSE; this is encoded by the coding sequence GTGATTGATTATAAAGGGCTAAGTGCGCTAGATGACGGTTGGGTGATTGCGGAAACAGAGTTTGATGCTAGATTTTTAGGGAAGTTTGAAACTATTTTTTGTCAGGGGAATGGATATCTTGGGCTAAGAGCCGCTACGGAAGAGACTTATCCGGGTGAACGCCGTAATTTGTTTGTTGCTGGAGCGTTTAACCGCTTTGCCAATCAGGAGGTTACAGAGCTTCCGAATGCCGCAGATATGGTGCAGCTTGATATCCGTTTGAACGGTAAACCATTTCATTTGGAAAAAGGAAAGATTCACAGCTACCGCCGGGAGCTGGATTTACGGCAAGGAGAGCTCCGGCGTGACATCCTCTGGGAGGATGAACACGGCGATCAGTTCAAACTCTCCTTCCGGCGGTTCGTATCACTACAGGATCGGCATCTGATGGGCATGCGGGTTGAAATAACCCCGCTGTCGAAAGCCGCGGAAATTTCTATTTCTTCCGGTATTAACGGGCAGATGACAAATTCCGGCGCACAGCATTTTATAGAAGGGGAGCGGCGGGTGTTTGATAAAGAGCTGCTCCAGCTTACCGCAACGACTACGGAATCAAATATTGAATTTGTACATACCTGTGTCCACCAGATTTATGAGGAGGGCGTACGTCTTACAACAGCGCCAACTCCGAGCATGGATCGCAGAAAGGTGACACTGACCTATAAGCTGAAAGCGGAGGTTGGCAGATGCATCACACTGGATAAGGTGGCTTCGGTGCATACGAGCCTTGATAAGGAGTGGCGTGATCAGGATACCGCCCGGGAATATCTAAGCAAGACGGCAGAAAAAGGCTTTGATGGTCTTTTCAATGAAAACGAGCAGGCTTGGAAAAGTGTATGGGCTAGAACCAACATTGAGATCAAGAGCAGCGACGACTTTGATCAGCTAGCTATCCGTTTTGCACAGTATCATTTGCTTCTGATGACACCTGCTCACGACAGCCGCTTCTCTGTCGGGGCCAAGGGACTGACAGGAGAAGGATACAAGGGACATGTATTCTGGGACACAGAAATCTTTATTTTGCCTTACTTTTTGTACATGGAGCCGCAGACAGCACGCAAGCTGGTGAAGTATCGCTATCATACCTTGAAAGGCGCCAGAAAAAATGCGCGCGACAAGGGTTATCGCGGCGCGATGTACCCTTGGGAATCCGCAGCAACTGGCGAGGAAGAGACTCCTGAATGGGGCCCTGTAGATGTTGTTACCGGAACGCCAACCTATATTTGGACAGGCAAAATCGAGCAGCATATTACAGCTGACGTGGCATATGGCGTGTGGCATTATTATCAAGTCACTGGTGATCAGGAATATATGGATCGGTACGGATATGAGATTATATTCGAAACAGCTACCTTCTGGGCAAGCCGGCTAGAGTGGAGCGATAAGGAACAGAAATATCATATCTGTGATGTGATTGGTCCGGACGAATATAAAGAACATGTCTCCAACAATGCATTCACCAACTATATGGCTTATTGGAATATGACAAAAGCAATCGAATGCACACACAAGCTTATGCAAGTGCAAAGCGATGTTTACTTGACCTTGGAAAGTCAGTTGGCTCTATCCGAGCGGTTGAAGGAATGGGAGGATAAATCCAAGCTGATCTATCTGCCGCAGCCGGATATGCATTCGCTCATCATTCCGCAGGACGATACTTATTTGAACAAGCAAGTTATTGATCTAGAGAAGTACCGTAATCAGGAACAGGTGGCTTCCATTCTTGCCGACTACAGCATGACTCAGCTCAGTGAAATACAGGTATCGAAGCAGGCAGATATTCTCGTCTTGTTTTACTTGCTGGAGGACTGGTTCTCTAAAGAGACTAAAGCGGCGAATTGGCATTATTATGAGCCGAAAACGTTGCATGACTCTTCGCTCAGCTTATCCACGCACAGTATGCTGGCAAGCGATGTTAATGAAGTGGAATTGGCTTACGATATGTTTGCCAAGGCTGCCCGCATTGATTTGGGAACAAACATGCATAGCTGCGATGAAGGTATTCATACAGCTTCAATTGGCGGCATTTGGAAGGCAACGATCATGGGCTTTGGTGGGGTTCGTTCCTGGGAAGGTAAACTTCGCCTTAACCCGAAACTTCCACAGGCTTGGGAGCGCTTGTCATTCCCGCTTGCCTGGCAGGGTGAGCGTCTGCAGGTGACGGTTACCCGTGGCAAGCTGGAGGTGGAGCGCCTAACCTCAGGATTGGGTGAGCTTACCCTGCTCATTCATGGCCGGGAATACATGTTGAAGGATCGTATCGTTGCAGACTTAGAGGAGGCTGAGCGAAGTGAATAA
- the pgmB gene encoding beta-phosphoglucomutase: MNKEHREIQAVIFDLDGVITDTAKYHYEAWKQLAEELGIRFDLEFNEQLKGIDRMASLEKILSQLPDRGAAFTLEQKQEWAEQKNNNYQRLIQTVDESEILPGILDLFHDLEYAGIPIGLASASRNAGTLLRQLKVESYIHVIADPESVAHGKPAPDIFLKAAEELGVDPRYCVGVEDAEAGVQAIKSAGMFAVGVGDAEILSKADYIVSETSKLSLSEIQQHMADR; this comes from the coding sequence GTGAATAAAGAACATCGAGAGATTCAAGCCGTAATTTTTGATCTGGACGGAGTAATTACCGATACGGCGAAATATCATTATGAAGCGTGGAAGCAGCTGGCGGAGGAATTAGGTATTCGCTTTGACTTGGAATTTAATGAGCAGCTTAAGGGGATCGACCGTATGGCTTCCCTGGAGAAAATACTGAGTCAATTACCGGATCGCGGCGCAGCCTTCACTTTGGAACAAAAACAGGAATGGGCTGAACAGAAGAACAACAACTATCAACGTTTGATTCAGACTGTGGATGAATCTGAAATATTGCCAGGCATCCTGGATTTGTTCCATGATCTCGAGTATGCCGGAATACCGATCGGGCTGGCTTCGGCCAGCCGTAATGCCGGCACACTGCTACGGCAGTTGAAGGTAGAGTCATATATTCATGTGATTGCCGATCCGGAAAGCGTAGCCCATGGGAAACCGGCTCCGGATATTTTTCTGAAGGCAGCGGAGGAACTAGGGGTTGATCCACGTTATTGTGTTGGAGTAGAGGATGCAGAGGCTGGAGTTCAGGCGATAAAAAGTGCGGGGATGTTTGCCGTAGGGGTTGGTGATGCTGAGATTCTATCGAAAGCCGACTATATTGTCTCGGAAACATCGAAGCTATCTTTGTCCGAGATCCAGCAGCATATGGCCGATCGCTAA
- a CDS encoding sensor histidine kinase, with amino-acid sequence MRKWSRFRDRNIRQKLFLTYTLLMIVPLVVISIYFYIYAMSVFESRIVKSFQETNQQMVSTADSFVSSMFKSSEQPFYDERLMQILAKDYSTVTHETFEKSMDYRYISDNVFKELMTFNPDIDSILIYPVNSSLIYRRGYDTTFNYRYSPVYEPWYRTIVDNAERPILVGMHEEKQMYAKPRPVLSVGRVLVDVGTYQKLGVLLVNFRMDKLEKLFSGLDDKKDVNQFIVDDEGMVVFSSDPAMIGMKYSQVMEKMKPDDENYYVVHDESNVSGWHFYSIVLRDKLLAESNQIRNFSTLLLLLLIVLGFVTAYLVSGSISNPIRRLNRLMRKVEKGDFDVTAQQDSLDEVGHLSRTFNRMTVEIKDLIQQTKIEEKKKRSAELNALQNQINPHFIYNTLSVIKWMAQAQRADNITETVDDMIKVLSFSTRNTQEYVSIEEEVAFIHSYLELLQLRYFNVFDFEIDVAPNVLECRTLKFMVQPFVENAVFHGFAEDSRQYNLSIHVQRKGSDIQFTISDNGMGISEEQLSRLLQQEMSDGQTMNSIGVGNVSRRLKLHFGEKYGVTINSVKGEGTTVLILIPAMEHLQNHAGTRKEGSA; translated from the coding sequence ATGCGGAAGTGGAGTCGATTTCGGGATCGCAACATACGGCAAAAGCTGTTTTTGACCTACACGCTGTTGATGATTGTTCCTCTCGTAGTCATTAGTATTTACTTCTACATATACGCCATGTCTGTTTTTGAATCCCGGATTGTGAAATCGTTTCAGGAGACGAATCAGCAGATGGTATCCACTGCGGATTCGTTTGTTAGCAGTATGTTCAAATCCTCAGAACAGCCTTTTTATGATGAAAGACTGATGCAGATTTTGGCGAAGGATTATTCCACTGTAACCCATGAGACGTTTGAAAAAAGTATGGATTACCGCTACATAAGTGATAACGTTTTTAAAGAGCTGATGACATTTAATCCAGATATCGATTCGATTCTGATCTACCCTGTGAATAGTTCATTAATCTACCGCAGGGGTTATGATACGACATTCAATTATAGATATAGTCCAGTGTATGAACCATGGTACCGGACCATTGTGGATAATGCGGAGAGGCCAATACTGGTCGGTATGCACGAGGAGAAACAGATGTATGCTAAGCCTCGCCCTGTACTATCTGTAGGCCGTGTACTGGTGGATGTGGGTACTTATCAGAAGCTTGGTGTGCTGCTCGTTAATTTCCGGATGGATAAGCTTGAGAAGCTATTCAGCGGACTGGATGACAAAAAGGACGTAAACCAGTTCATAGTGGATGATGAAGGGATGGTAGTGTTCAGTTCAGATCCGGCCATGATTGGGATGAAATATAGTCAGGTTATGGAAAAAATGAAGCCGGACGATGAGAACTACTATGTTGTTCATGATGAATCCAATGTGTCTGGATGGCACTTCTACAGCATCGTTCTTCGTGACAAGCTGCTCGCCGAAAGTAACCAGATACGCAATTTTTCTACACTCTTGCTTCTTTTGTTGATTGTGCTGGGATTCGTAACTGCTTATCTAGTATCCGGCAGTATCTCCAATCCGATTCGAAGACTCAATCGACTGATGCGAAAGGTAGAGAAGGGGGATTTTGATGTTACCGCTCAGCAGGATAGTCTGGATGAAGTAGGACATTTGTCGCGCACCTTTAACCGAATGACTGTCGAAATCAAAGATTTGATTCAGCAAACTAAGATTGAAGAGAAGAAGAAGCGGAGTGCAGAACTTAATGCGCTGCAAAATCAAATTAATCCGCATTTCATATATAATACGCTCTCTGTGATTAAGTGGATGGCACAGGCTCAAAGGGCGGACAACATTACGGAAACGGTAGATGACATGATCAAGGTGTTGTCCTTCTCCACACGTAATACTCAGGAGTATGTTTCCATTGAGGAAGAAGTGGCCTTTATCCACAGCTATCTGGAATTGCTTCAGCTCAGGTATTTTAATGTGTTTGATTTTGAAATCGATGTTGCGCCGAATGTTCTGGAATGCAGAACGTTAAAATTTATGGTGCAGCCTTTTGTGGAGAATGCGGTGTTTCACGGCTTTGCAGAAGATTCCCGGCAATATAACTTGAGTATACATGTGCAGAGAAAAGGCAGTGATATTCAGTTTACGATCTCGGACAACGGGATGGGGATCTCGGAAGAACAGCTAAGCAGGCTCTTGCAACAGGAAATGTCGGACGGGCAAACGATGAATTCCATTGGTGTGGGCAATGTCTCCAGAAGATTGAAGCTTCATTTTGGAGAAAAGTACGGGGTGACTATAAATAGTGTGAAAGGGGAAGGAACTACCGTTCTTATCCTCATTCCTGCTATGGAGCATCTTCAGAACCACGCTGGAACGAGAAAAGAGGGATCCGCATGA